Proteins encoded together in one Camelina sativa cultivar DH55 chromosome 9, Cs, whole genome shotgun sequence window:
- the LOC104710677 gene encoding myosin-1B-like isoform X1, giving the protein MAGIDTQKQLLSLIRDFTSERSRGEQRVVGLKKRIEVLQSEVEAANSEVEHAKRIKEVAEEELNGYEVELSLNDATIQSLEARIGLLQDEVSTIGSEIDALKNKEGLLRDQFISQMEELNKEIREFQRTVESSLSNDDSTGVKATFEDGHGADSETIKNMLSDVNSQLAKEEEGYLAEQKIQQQLQKELDEYEKKMSLMESITEKTNSVQVLAKQTSELEQILASLGEELQKRCRCQQCQAENLEVLSVLLQGDQDMEVS; this is encoded by the exons ATGGCGGGAATCGATACGCAGAAGCAGCTTCTCTCTCTGATCCGCGATTTCACCTCTGAACGATCTCGTGGAG AGCAAAGAGTTGTTGGATTGAAGAAACGAATCGAGGTTTTACAATCGGAAGTTGAAGCAGCGAATTCAGAAGTTGAGCATGCGAAGCGTATCAAAGAAGTCGCGGAAGAGGAGCTTAACGGATACGAAGTTGAATTGTCTTTGAACGATGCTACGATTCAATCTCTGgag GCAAGGATTGGTCTTCTTCAGGATGAAGTTTCTACTATTGGCAGTGAGATTGATGCTCTTAAG AACAAGGAAGGATTACTCAG AGATCAGTTTATAAGCCAAATGGAAGAGCTGAACAAGGAAATAAG GGAGTTCCAGAGAACAGTAGAATCGAGTTTAAGCAATGATGATAGTACTGGCGTAAAAGCAA CTTTTGAGGATGGTCACGGAGCTGATTCAGAAACTATTAAGAATATGCTATCTGATGTAAATTCTCAATTagcaaaagaggaagaaggatacCTGGCTGAGCAGAAGATACAACAACAG CTGCAGAAGGAGCTTGATGAGTATGAGAAGAAAATGTCACTCATGGAGTCCAtaacagagaaaacaaattcagtTCAAGTTCTTGCTAA GCAGACATCTGAGTTGGAACAGATATTGGCTTCACTCGGGGAGGAGCTGCAAAAGAGATGCCGTTGCCAACAGTGCCAAGCAGAAAATTTGGAAGTCTTGAGCGTACTTCTTCAGGGAGATCAA
- the LOC104710677 gene encoding uncharacterized protein LOC104710677 isoform X2 gives MAGIDTQKQLLSLIRDFTSERSRGEQRVVGLKKRIEVLQSEVEAANSEVEHAKRIKEVAEEELNGYEVELSLNDATIQSLEARIGLLQDEVSTIGSEIDALKNKEGLLRDQFISQMEELNKEIREFQRTVESSLSNDDSTGVKATFEDGHGADSETIKNMLSDVNSQLAKEEEGYLAEQKIQQQLQKELDEYEKKMSLMESITEKTNSVQVLAKYP, from the exons ATGGCGGGAATCGATACGCAGAAGCAGCTTCTCTCTCTGATCCGCGATTTCACCTCTGAACGATCTCGTGGAG AGCAAAGAGTTGTTGGATTGAAGAAACGAATCGAGGTTTTACAATCGGAAGTTGAAGCAGCGAATTCAGAAGTTGAGCATGCGAAGCGTATCAAAGAAGTCGCGGAAGAGGAGCTTAACGGATACGAAGTTGAATTGTCTTTGAACGATGCTACGATTCAATCTCTGgag GCAAGGATTGGTCTTCTTCAGGATGAAGTTTCTACTATTGGCAGTGAGATTGATGCTCTTAAG AACAAGGAAGGATTACTCAG AGATCAGTTTATAAGCCAAATGGAAGAGCTGAACAAGGAAATAAG GGAGTTCCAGAGAACAGTAGAATCGAGTTTAAGCAATGATGATAGTACTGGCGTAAAAGCAA CTTTTGAGGATGGTCACGGAGCTGATTCAGAAACTATTAAGAATATGCTATCTGATGTAAATTCTCAATTagcaaaagaggaagaaggatacCTGGCTGAGCAGAAGATACAACAACAG CTGCAGAAGGAGCTTGATGAGTATGAGAAGAAAATGTCACTCATGGAGTCCAtaacagagaaaacaaattcagtTCAAGTTCTTGCTAAATATCCTTAA